The following is a genomic window from Calliphora vicina chromosome 5, idCalVici1.1, whole genome shotgun sequence.
ttggtTACATCGCATGTTTTTTCTCTCGTTTATATTTAGACCAGCATTTGCCGCTTCGATCTCTAGAGACTTGAGTTTTGATGCCGTATCTCTATGGCTATGTGACAGTAAGCAGATGTCGTCTGCATATTCAAGGCGTTTATTGAGTTCCCATCTTATTCCTCTGCTAGCTCGAGTTGCATTACGTATGATAACGTCAATCAAAATGTCTGGGCAACAAACATTCTTATAGAGCGATTGGATAAGACTTATAAGTTTTTGTGGAACAAATTTACAAGCAAGATCGTTCCATATAGCGTGGTGTCTTAAGGTATCGAAAGCTTTTTCGAAGTCGATAAAGACCATAAACAAAGGTGACTGCCACTCGTTGGACTGTTCCGCAATCATCCGCAAGGTATTGATGTGGTCAGTGCAAGACTTCTATGAACCGAACCCAGCTTGCTCATGCAAAATAGCTCTGTTTTTTATAATGCGCGCTATGATCTTGTTTACTGTGCTGAGAATAGTTATACCTCACCAATTTTGACATTCCGTAAGGTCTCCTTTTTTGAATGTTTACGATAATACCTTCTTTGAGCTGGGGATCCAATTCGTTAGTAGACCAAAAGGGTTGGGATCAGTGGTCGTAGGAAGGACGATGATGTTTGGCTGTCTGCTCCAGAGGCCTTTTTTGCCTTTAAGGCTTAGATTGCTTGgaatgtttcaaaatttatcaaaatattgttaaacaacCTTAGGAAATATTGATGTAGGAAACTACCCACGGGACATGTGAAATGACCACATAATTTAAGACACTTTAGAAACCTAGAAGGAACTAATTAATCGGTTATACTAAGTTTAGCTCAcatttgttaaaacatttacatTTTCTTACATTATTAactaatataaacaatttttaggcATAATTTAAAGGATatacaacaataaacaaaaaatcactttacatacatatttttatgttaattgttaaaataaaaaataaataaataaaatagaattaaattaaattaaataaataattaatataaatttactcatATATTAgtgaatatatttaaattacaaaatgagaaataaatatgaaaaaagttaaaagaatttatgtaaattttattattaaataaataattcaacagcaacaaaaataaaaccaaaacataaattattataaattataataagtatatactttttattgttattaattgaaaatactttgttatgttttcaatataaatgaatgaaaaaataaaataaaataataatttttacctcatcgtttttacaatttaaagcaaaaccaaaaaaaaaaaaaagcaattcTAAATACCAAAAagattaaacaacaaaaatatttgtaaaattcaaTCATACTCGAAAAGCATTTTCTATAAACTTCAACCAGTTTATAGTAAGGGCAaacatgattttaaattttgtgacatgTGTCAAATGCAATATTGAACGTTGGAGTTTATGGAAAAACCAAACTACTCATCTATTGGTGCAAATATATTCACAACATTCATACATAcctataaaaccaaaaattatatttaaataaatagaaaacattttcaataataaaaaattattttaaacaaaactaaaaatattcattacaattgatgatttttttctttcttttctttcaATAATAATTCAGTGATCTATGATATTAatgacaaaataataataattataataatatacacatatacatacatatacatacatataaatatatactaattatattataaactattgatacaaaaactacaaaaaaaacaaaaacattttctttttttataattattatttacttaattctaagctaaaagtaatgaaattaatacaaacaaaagaattattaataataaataaatttaattgaatttttttgcaatgaaATGGttaatgaaatgaatgaaaatttacatacattaatataataaacattaaccgacaaaacaaaaacaacataaacaaattatatagataaatttaacaatacaaagtaataaaaagaaaaccaaacaaaatggAGTACatagaatgaatgaataaatgaatgataaacaaacaaacaaacaatatgaaaataaatttcaaagcagAATTAAACAAACCAAAACGATGATTATTCAAAACATATTCATTATATAAAtgtcattataaaaaaatatgttctttAAAACTGCCTacaaataaaaagtaatatatttaaaacaaaaaaaaaataccacagtttttcattacttttcatatgattattagatttttggttgaagctataagtgatcacagatgattgtccttttcCCATTTGCagcactatttaccgacttatagccacgtTTATGTTTTactcgattttaatataaaaaatggattctGGAtgaaaatattagtgatcacagatgataaTTCTTTTCCCATTTGgagcactatttaccgacttatagccacttttatgttttactcgattttcatataaaacatagattttggttgaaaatacaagtgatcacagatgatcgtcctttttccatttgtaccactatttaccgaattatagccacttttattttttactcgattttcatatacaaaatcgattttggttgaaaatacaagtgatcattTTGGtcgaaaatacaagtgatcacagatgatcgtccttttcccatttggagcactatttaccgacttatagccacttttatgttttacacgattttggttgaaattataagatcacagatgatcgtcctttttccatttggactaccgacttatagccacttttatgttttactttattttcatataaaaattgagttttggttgaaaatataagtgatcgcaGATAACGTCCTTTTTACATTTGGACTACTATTTACCgaattatagccatttttatgctTTActcgattttcatataaaatctaTGTTTTTCTAAATATACTGCTATAATTATGTAGGAAAGAACTacgttatatttatttaagaaaaatttgtaaatgtaaCTGCAGCTCACATGCTGATGCCTGTGGCAGCTCACATGCTGATGCCTGTGTATTTCTTATGGGATTTTTTGGCTGATAGACCCCCTAaatcaaaatcataaaaacttcatataaaaaaaatggtttcgCTGATGTCAGCCGCTGACTTCAGCCGCGGCGTTGCCACCAAACACTCTCATCGAtagatataaataatttaatatccGAGACAATCACCTAAAATGCTTCATTTAAACGCCATCTAgttgttaaataattttccttGAAGGTAGCACTAATTTAAAAACTTGGCAGCACAAATTATTTCTTCACACTTACCAACACTACTGACAAAGCGACCAATGATGTTAACTTTTTCTTATCGAAACCCGCTAGTGTGTGTTGTTTATTCaacaaattgaatattttgtgtaaaatacaaaattctatttaGAAATTAAAGGAAATGCTGGCTTTCCATTGTATAGAAACTTTTTCCACTGACTAAAAGCAATTGTAATAtggaatttaataaatcaaattaattacacccaaaaaatttttaattttccggcAATTTGTTTTATATGATTTCACTGGGCATCCTCACTAAAAGCTCTACAAATATATAAAGTTTATTATTCATATCTGTACAATTTGTGCTGTATTTATTCAATGACTAAAAACGAGTCCACATActatacataaacaaataagCGAACAAACcaagtttttataaaagcttctacatttaattaaaactgttgtaaattaattttaaagttttatttcaatcttataaaataaaaaaagctaaaattccCGCGTATATCTTAAAAACGCTACATTCAACcagaaaatcgcaaaattacCATCACTGCTTGTGTTGTAGCGTCGagagaaaaaatagtttttgtgcAGTTTTTTTTACATCTTAAATTAATctttatgttttaattaattaataatactcgataagtttttaacaataatagaataaaatgtttaacacaCAAATGTATTataagttttcaatatttacttaataaaaaaaaaacttcaagaaAAGTCAGAACTTGCAAAACAAGAAAGAAAAATCGAAGCCACTCAACTCGAGtcaaaaaattgaagaaaaacaaCATGGTGGTTAAATGCCTGCTATGCTTAGAATATCCAACGATACCGGGtccaaaatttttagaaatatttggtGAGGAAGGCTTACGTCTAGATATAAGTGCgattattaacaaatatttttggttaaaggtaagtgtgtgtgtgtgtccgCAGACAAAATCGCCTGTGATTTCTAAATGAtggctgaaatattttttttctgtatctAGACAAACAGGAACTGTGAAGATGTACAACAAATATGTATGACATGTTGGGAGGTAGTAAGAGATTTCCATATACTCTATCAGAGAGTAGAGGAAGTCCATAAACATATAGGAGTCAAGACTATAGTATTGGACGATCCGCTGCCTCAAGATGTTATGCTTAAGTCCGAAGATGATCCATCTATGGCCCAAGATCCCATTATGGGCGATAATGGCATGGGTGATAATGGCATATTCGATCCGGAAGTGAAGGTAGAGGTGCACGATTTGGATTTGTTGCCACAAATAGAAATACTAGAGACTGCTAATGTACCCGATAGAGCTGCAAGATCGAGCCGTCGTGGACGTCCTCCTGCTAGGGATCAAAGTCCAAAGGTAGCGACAAAACGTATTAAAAAAGAACAATCTCCTGCGGCAGAGTCAAATATAGATGTTTTCGCTTCAAACGAGAGTCTGGCTAAGGATGGATTAAACGATTCTGGCTCGATGGAAGACATAAACTATGCTTTATTGTCAAATTCATTGGATAAATCAGATAAAGATGATGGTACAAGTAAAAGAAGAGGTAGACCCCGGAAAACGGAAgttgaaaaaactaaaacaactaCGCCGCGCCTCAAACGCTCCAAGAAACAGCAGCTGCAGGCCTCAGAGACTGCCATTAAGAACGAAAAAGATGTGGAAGACCAACCATCATGTTCAACAGCACAACAGGCCAATGCCGGCGATGCATCGGAGccaaaaattaaaactgaaaattcTACAGACGAGCAAAACTTTGATAGCTTTGCCATTACAGCTGAAAATttcgatgatgatgatgcctATGCTCAAGACGACTACGATGATGATAACGATAACTACAATAAAGACTCTGATGATTCCTCCAACTCTGAGTCAGAGTCAGATGCTTCGAACGGCTCTGACTGGGGCGAGGCtaaaaagaagaaagaaaaGTTTGCCGTTATCATGAAAAAGGAACGCAATGTCCCCAAGAAATATAAAAAGAGAGAAAAACCTTTGGTGGAACCCAAACGCATGAGCCGCGAAGAAATCGAGGCCCGTCAAGCCCAGCAGGCCGAGTATGATAACATCATAACGAAATTCTTTGAAAAAATCCGTTGTCCCAAGTGTGAACTTTTGGTGCACACATTTGGTGAAATGCGAGCCCATTTCCGTTTGGATCACAATGATGACCATGGTTTTGTCGAATGTTGTGGTCGCCGATTTGCCACGCGCAAATTTCTGGCCGAACACATACTGGTTCATTACAATCCCGAACATTTCAAGTGCAAAACATGTGATAAGGTCTGCCGTGACTCCACGCAACTGGAGGGCCACGAACAGTCACATTTACCCAATCCACCTCCATCGAAATACAAGAAAACGTTCCAGTGTGAAAAATGctcaaaaacattttcctccAAAGCTTCGTTCGAACATCACATGGTGGCGAAACATGTGCCACGAGAAGAATTCAAATTTGAATGTCCTGAATGTAAGAAAAAGTGAGTaccatttttctatttttttttttgttgttattatcgaaaataatttcaaatgtaGAGTCATTTCGTTGAAACTActataaaacaattaattccCTACCTTAAGTGgcctatttatttaataataataaatgatgaaaaGAAATTCATCAAAtgttaaaatacatatgtaatacataatttaaaatcaatttatttttaagttttttaatatatacattttttttaattcgtgtTTAGGGTCAAAATATTGACTCTTGATTGATTTTTACATAAGGTTTAAGCATTTATCAagctatttgtattttttagtaCTTATATGGTTAAAATTATTGGTATATTAGTCCTTGTTCTataaaccaaataaatttttgtgaaatacaGTGAAATACTAAACATGGTGTTGTTACGAATGAGTTTACACATATAACAACATTATCTTAGAGGTTATGTAATAAACATCTATTACATCTATTACAAGTTTTAAGATTTCTGAGATCACTGAGAAACACTTCCACATAGCTTAAACtgtcaatataaaaaatattcggtgTTATTGGGgtaattaagattttttaattacCCTAATTAAATCAAAGATTTTAAGCATTAAGATCATCtctataaattcatataaagtaaatttgagTTATTCACATCGGACCTACTTTTCAAACTCTATGGTTAATATCGAAGTTTCTATCGGACTTTCGAATTTTGGTGAAACCGGAATTAGAATGTGAAAAATGTCGCAATGAATcgggtaaaataaaaaaaaaaattcaaaggaATAGTCAAAATAAATCAGGATCACGTGGACGATTTGCTGAAAAATCTACAAATCGGGAAAGTACTGTATCAAAAGTTTAGTTTTCCCTGTCACACAGTAGTTAAGAAACATTTTAGTTTAGTGGGCGGGTTCCTAAATATTTAGTtctattttatttgattatgtttgattaaatatatttatgagtacatatttgccatgtgtgaccctacctttacatgtgtgtgttgttattgtaacaGCTTAAACTATACAATTTTCTAATCTGGGCGTTCTGCATTGACGTCCATGTCTAGAAATTCTACTACTTAAACGGGGTTGGTCCACAATTCCATTGAACTAAGTGAAGTAGCATTGACCACATGCCGGGCATATACATGGGACGGCACGATCTATGAGAGACCAGTAGTAATTGAGCCTGTTACTCCATTCCGACCTCAGTTGTACCAGAACTACTCTTGTTTTCCGTGACAGGTTATTCTCCGCAAAAACGCTAAATGTGTGGGTTGTTGTTTTAGCAATACCAGCAATATatctgataaaattttaaataaaataaataaaagtttcatATAGTTATCTGGTCtggtataaaaagttacacgcatccatgTTCAGAATAtagagaatatttttttttaccgtttttcccaaaaattcctTTATATTATTTCTCTTATAGAAAAAAGATTTCTTCCTGAtcgtatatattttgtatatgtttCTAAAAGAAATCATAACGTAATTTTCTTGAAgaaaaatttcagatttatcTAAAAATGTTCTGTATATAGTTTAAGTAACTtggatcacacggtaaataacagAAGAGTGTTGCGTTATTCACAATTTTTGGAACCTATTTAAGGAATTTCGGCATATAAGTAAAGACAATGGCAAAAGTTAACACCCCATTGATTAAAAAATCTTTCGATACTTTCttcacaaaaaaacacaaaatcttGAACGTTTTTTAGTACATCTTATCCAAAATGTGTATATTTGTTCTGTGTGTGCTTATTTCAATAAGTTTATGTTTGTCttcagaaattaaattttatacgaAACTATAAACATTTTGCACCAATCGTTCACGAGCTTTTCCAAAATGAAAAGTTTCAAAACCACTGTGTCAGCAAACAGAAAAAGAAAGatgatttcaaaaaagtatcagCTGATTCGGATACAATTTAGAGAGGACAATGATTTTGTTCGTCAATCGCAAGGTAATTGAAACTAAATTGCCAACAAATGTTATATGTTGAATTAGGTAAATAGATTCAGGAATGAAATATTGCTGTGTTGTACTTCTGAAAGCCGTAGGAATTTGCCATGATCCTTTGTAATACACATGTGttccaaaaaatatgtatgtgcattacttttttttaaaaaaagcaataaaatttacttcattaagtaatattttggatttttcaatCAGGAAAACATTAAAATCAAGGATTTCCACTAGcggacttttattttattaattaaattcttaaaacagaaaaatgtaTTCATTATTATGGTATTgtcaaaacaatggaaacttaggtttcatttttacaaaaattgtctgGCCCAGCTAGTGActcagtattttgtttttattacggCTTCACAGCGACCATGAATTGAACCAATTTAATATTCAAACGACTCTTTTGAAATCTTTTATCATACCTTATAATCACAACTGATAAGGCCACTTCAAAACTACTCTATTACAAAGCTAGAGTTGTGTTTGGAGTAATTGTCGTGCTGAAATCACCAAACTAGTGGCATATTTTCTTCAGCGTCttgatacataacatcgtttcaAATGGATTTATATCCAATTTCAGTCATAGTATATTTTATGATATGAAAAACGGTTCCACACCATTACATTGCCACAGCCAAACTTGATTGTCTTATTAGTGTGGGGTCCAGTTATTTTCCCTTCGGCcctttacaaatattttcccATCACTGCATCTTAAACTATACTTCGTTTGATCCGAAAAAAGAACAGTATTATTGATAACCTTTCGGGTAAtcaattttgggaatttcttaatTCTATATTATCTTGCATGTCTTGCTCTTGTAGTACATGCCTCATGAAgccttttataattttgaaactgctggggccaaattaccgcattcgttaTCGAATGAGCTATCGTGTCGAAAAaagatttcgatatcgaaattatgataaaattattaaattaaatttcttgctCTATATCGAATGCTATAATCTcaagaaaattacgataaattttactcgatatcgaatgcggtaatttggcccctgatttattaattgaatatttatcgCAGATAgttttttcgtttattattttgtttttaaaattttcgcaaATCACGACTCTAGCCATTTTTACTAACTATTTAAAAGAacttattgtattaaaaatatatttaaaaattttaggtttcAGATTAGaccgaatgttttttttttggcagaaTAGATTCGATTCCGGCCTGAAAGAAACGATTTCTGTCAGACACTAGtaaatatttcagaatatttctaatattaatttatttagtatAGCTTTCAAATGATCATAGTTTGAATACATATTACGAATTCTTAGTATAATTAGCCATAGTTGAATAAAAAGAGTCTTTGGatataataaaaacacatttaagTACACACATTCAGTACAATATTGATAATCTCGTTTATTATTACTGATTCGTTATGtaattataaatcaaattaCGAATGATGCTACCATTGAAACTTAGTATTACAACGAAAAGACAAGAAAATATCACgagtcaatttttaatttaatttctagattaaaaactaataagtttttatttattgtttaaagtataaacaatttgcaaaaagtgtttgtttaaaatgaaatatgaaagaaaaataaaaaagaaaaccaaaaaaaaagatatgGATTCTGAAACAGAAATACCAAACTACTGTCTCTCTTTGTAAGTtgtaatgatattttttaaaatttcaataaatttctaCCTTTTCTTCTATAATTTTCTAGATGTCCAACTGAAACAAAACTTAAAGATCACATGCGCAGTGTACACGATCCCCAGAGGACAGTCATCTGTGATAAATGTggcaaaacatttaaaagtacCTACAGTCTTAAAAAACATCACGAACTGGAGCATTCGGATGTACCGAAACCAGCGCCCATACCCCAACAATGTGAAATCTGTGGTGCCTGGCTAAGACATTTGTCGGGCCTAAAACAACATATGAAAAACATACACGAGGGTGTGCAGACCGAACATCGTTGTCAGATTTGCAATAAAGTCTCATCGACAGCCAGAGCTCTCAAGAGACACATTTATCACAATCATGAGTGTATAAGAAAATTCCAGTGCACCATGTGTGATAAGGCATTTAAAAGGGCCCAGGACTTAAGGGTAAATATtgttaacatacattttatgtttcatttaaaatttatttattatatgattgttttctttttgtaattAAACATTACTAGGAGCATACATCTGTGCATACAGGCGAGGTGTTGTATACATGTCCTAATTGTCCCATGACTTTCTTTTCGAATGCCAATATGTATAAACACCGGCAACGTTTACATCGAGCCGAATGGGAGGCTGATCGTAGTAAACCTATACCACCAAATATTATGAAACAAGCTAAACAGGGCAGTAAGtttgttaaaacaaaacgtACTCCCGGTGAAATTACACCCTCTCATTTGGTAACACCAATGCCCATCCTACCACCATCTGCGGTATTAAATCCtcaaattttatatgcaaacATGACTTTGCATTGAGTAAGAAATGCAATTGACCAGGGTGTTAATTCTCGCATTtgtaatcgaaataaatttcgaatgcTTTTTAGATTTCGAGTAAAAATTCTTTCGTTTTCGAATACTCAAAAATAAGGTAATCCTCAGAAACGTTCGAATAATTATATGAATGCGAGAATTAGACCCCAGGACCGACCCACATACAACACAATGACACTTACATTACATACACTCAAATGTACGTAAACACGAATGtacattattataaattataaaactacatacctactttatttaaatactaatttttgttttaaatgttcaaaataattccgaaaaataaatcatttcagttgattacttatttaatttttttaaagccttTGTAGAAATTCTTACTAACAGTTAGCCTAGGTCAAACAAAAGTTCATCTAGccaatttatatgaaatacaaaatgtttttttttttggcttatgGCAAATGTAATAATATTAATGTTTCAAACACTAAACATTGGTCACTTAAGGGTAAGGAAAttatgaaacaaaattattataaatcagttttg
Proteins encoded in this region:
- the LOC135962498 gene encoding transcription factor grauzone-like isoform X2 gives rise to the protein MVVKCLLCLEYPTIPGPKFLEIFGEEGLRLDISAIINKYFWLKTNRNCEDVQQICMTCWEVVRDFHILYQRVEEVHKHIGVKTIVLDDPLPQDVMLKSEDDPSMAQDPIMGDNGMGDNGIFDPEVKVEVHDLDLLPQIEILETANVPDRAARSSRRGRPPARDQSPKVATKRIKKEQSPAAESNIDVFASNESLAKDGLNDSGSMEDINYALLSNSLDKSDKDDGTSKRRGRPRKTEVEKTKTTTPRLKRSKKQQLQASETAIKNEKDVEDQPSCSTAQQANAGDASEPKIKTENSTDEQNFDSFAITAENFDDDDAYAQDDYDDDNDNYNKDSDDSSNSESESDASNGSDWGEAKKKKEKFAVIMKKERNVPKKYKKREKPLVEPKRMSREEIEARQAQQAEYDNIITKFFEKIRCPKCELLVHTFGEMRAHFRLDHNDDHGFVECCGRRFATRKFLAEHILVHYNPEHFKCKTCDKVCRDSTQLEGHEQSHLPNPPPSKYKKTFQCEKCSKTFSSKASFEHHMVAKHVPREEFKFECPECKKKWPSKAKLRKHMYCHDTNRQKICDQCGKTFACNSSMRKHVDAEHSEVKPEPEQCKICNTWYRNMSGLRTHMKFMHENIGGEHRCQICNKVSTNARALRRHIYLNHECERKFKCHMCEKAFKREQDLREHISVHTGEALYTCPNCPMTFSSSANMYKHRQRLHKAEYAAHKQQPMALNIIKQAKSVPNTVRTKRRMMVEPPQPAEIVMPPTSVLLNPQLIITSQYAAMAPNLTKLHD